A stretch of the Saccharolobus caldissimus genome encodes the following:
- the cbsA gene encoding cytochrome b558/566 subunit A, protein MSVKIRSKITLSLIIVAVLLSIILAMSNIPMAQTSPQIPVYKVVGSADLSNPGSASYWSQIPWINISLTANIPMAPTSGLTHYLLVKAAWNGTWIFILEKWYAPEPAFGAWSAAAGAIYPPASGPGLFRIIELTPGTTYTVESNYTNYVSIINGKMIKGRLVLNYSGILLPTPNGTQITVLSNGTILLWHSLRPMEDLLYTYGMFYGYYTNSTWYYPDRAAIMWYLANNVPTKDGMNLGGKYPGQVFDGFTFKDAGGSLAQQGGAANIWMWVSGATWNNATYDPAFKANIWENLTLLNSTGIPYTDPGDHGFAVPLYTNNTNMYEVDTGGIWYTPVRSSGLNGSLFFIWTGAKYQDGYWCVEFARPLAVPPDYEPFMPNITVGKIYYVAFAVWQGRLGETLFDKSITSNFLTLELLTTAPTTTTTTISPPPVTTTTSSVVTSTLTSVSTVTSTISSAVPSTTIYITVVGVVIALIALIVLYVVFRR, encoded by the coding sequence ATGAGTGTTAAGATAAGGTCAAAAATTACTCTCAGTTTAATTATTGTTGCAGTTCTCCTATCTATAATTTTAGCAATGTCTAACATACCTATGGCTCAAACTAGTCCCCAAATACCCGTTTACAAGGTTGTAGGGAGTGCTGATTTATCAAATCCAGGTAGTGCTAGCTATTGGAGTCAAATACCTTGGATTAATATATCATTAACGGCTAATATACCCATGGCTCCCACTTCTGGACTAACCCACTATTTATTGGTTAAAGCAGCTTGGAATGGAACATGGATATTTATTTTAGAGAAGTGGTACGCTCCAGAACCAGCTTTTGGTGCCTGGTCAGCAGCAGCAGGCGCAATATATCCTCCCGCCTCTGGTCCTGGATTATTTAGGATAATAGAATTAACCCCTGGAACTACATATACTGTAGAGTCTAATTATACTAATTATGTTTCAATTATTAACGGAAAGATGATAAAGGGTAGATTAGTTTTAAATTACTCTGGAATACTATTACCAACACCTAATGGTACTCAAATAACAGTGCTCTCTAATGGTACAATTTTATTATGGCACTCTTTAAGACCCATGGAAGATTTACTATATACTTACGGTATGTTTTATGGATATTATACTAATTCAACATGGTATTATCCCGATAGAGCAGCTATAATGTGGTATCTGGCAAATAACGTTCCAACAAAAGACGGTATGAATCTAGGAGGAAAATACCCTGGGCAAGTTTTTGATGGATTTACATTTAAAGATGCTGGAGGGTCTTTAGCTCAACAAGGCGGAGCTGCAAATATATGGATGTGGGTGTCTGGTGCTACATGGAATAACGCTACTTATGATCCTGCATTTAAGGCTAATATATGGGAGAACTTAACACTCTTAAATAGCACTGGTATTCCTTATACTGATCCAGGAGATCATGGATTTGCTGTACCATTATATACTAATAATACAAATATGTATGAAGTAGATACTGGCGGAATTTGGTATACTCCAGTTAGATCATCTGGACTTAACGGTTCTCTATTCTTCATCTGGACTGGTGCTAAATATCAAGATGGTTACTGGTGCGTAGAATTTGCAAGACCGTTAGCAGTTCCTCCAGACTATGAACCTTTCATGCCTAATATTACTGTAGGTAAAATATACTATGTAGCGTTTGCAGTATGGCAGGGAAGATTAGGAGAGACGTTATTTGATAAATCTATAACTTCTAACTTCTTAACGTTAGAATTACTTACTACCGCACCTACTACAACAACCACTACTATTTCACCACCACCCGTGACAACTACAACATCATCAGTAGTTACAAGTACATTAACCTCAGTCTCAACTGTTACCTCTACTATATCTTCTGCAGTTCCATCAACTACTATATACATTACTGTAGTAGGAGTAGTAATAGCATTAATAGCATTAATAGTGCTTTATGTGGTGTTTAGAAGATGA
- the cbsB gene encoding cytochrome b558/566 subunit B gives MSFLSELKDNFKFFLILLGISSFLQFMFKQAFIFPSILPLNIPNEGILEIIGNIAFYLYFIMLIIVSVIISTKYKALIPIVIILLISPLFNLIPHYNVSGFWYSLEIAVFILGIASMVEGLIKSPLENVLLIPTMILVVIGLYASISLNVFHHALFLSYLTAYFISLLSFITYTIIQGKIKSIRNYIAIVVGILSLIPFIFMENTISGNRYMEILMDMILPATLGINLYNPYHITLLVIALGLTAMGILISIIKGNLSAGIGYFIVISTVFLGINGYTLLLYMISPIVGFCLMNFEVIERKKRIIEIISLTRKG, from the coding sequence ATGAGTTTTTTAAGTGAATTGAAAGATAATTTTAAGTTTTTTTTAATCTTATTAGGCATATCCTCTTTTCTGCAGTTTATGTTTAAACAAGCTTTTATCTTCCCTTCAATCTTACCCCTTAATATACCAAATGAAGGTATTTTGGAAATTATTGGCAATATAGCCTTTTATCTATATTTTATAATGTTAATAATAGTCTCTGTAATTATATCAACTAAGTATAAAGCATTAATACCAATAGTGATCATTCTGCTTATTTCTCCACTTTTTAACTTGATTCCCCATTACAACGTATCCGGCTTTTGGTACTCTCTAGAGATAGCCGTTTTCATTTTAGGAATAGCTAGCATGGTTGAGGGATTAATTAAATCGCCTTTAGAGAATGTATTGTTAATCCCTACTATGATCCTAGTTGTCATTGGATTATATGCTTCAATATCACTTAACGTATTTCATCATGCCTTATTTTTAAGTTATCTTACCGCCTACTTCATCTCCTTGTTAAGTTTTATAACGTATACTATCATACAAGGTAAGATTAAATCCATAAGAAACTACATTGCAATAGTAGTTGGGATTTTATCATTAATTCCATTCATATTCATGGAGAACACAATAAGTGGTAACAGATATATGGAGATACTTATGGACATGATATTACCTGCAACTCTGGGAATAAATTTGTATAATCCTTATCATATAACTTTGCTAGTAATAGCCTTAGGTTTAACAGCTATGGGTATTTTAATATCTATAATAAAGGGTAATTTGAGTGCAGGAATAGGTTACTTTATTGTAATAAGTACGGTATTTTTGGGAATTAACGGATATACTTTATTGTTATATATGATCTCTCCGATTGTAGGATTTTGTCTAATGAATTTTGAAGTTATTGAAAGAAAAAAGCGTATAATTGAGATTATTAGTCTAACGAGAAAGGGTTAA
- the soxL2 gene encoding Rieske iron-sulfur protein SoxL2: MIKFKLGKDDKTILDYSDLAFIRKLTKKMRDPKTRFDPREFVSKGEDYLFNYTNKNVGSVDEKRRRFLKSLIFGIAAAAVVGIIPGVRVLVPPTVTVTSGFPKSLLVDSSGNPIKASSLPVNSPYIVIFEYPMTGEPNFLINLGDASGKPVEIPPTKVVVPQTGKTYDFPGGVGPYKSIVAYSAICQHLGCTPPYIHFYPPQYVGPAQLSAPEPDQLSAQALLAAKQAKVPALIHCDCHGSTYDPYHGAAVLTGPTVRPLPAVVLEWDSSTDYLYAIGAVGVATYPNGSNGIPSTNPTDDLSSSFGSPVGNKTVVSETENPFSS, encoded by the coding sequence ATGATTAAGTTTAAGTTAGGCAAAGATGATAAAACGATATTAGATTACTCAGATTTAGCATTTATTCGAAAACTAACTAAAAAAATGAGAGACCCAAAAACTAGATTTGACCCTAGGGAATTCGTAAGTAAAGGTGAGGATTACTTGTTTAATTATACGAATAAGAATGTAGGAAGCGTAGACGAGAAGAGGAGGAGATTCTTAAAGTCTCTGATATTCGGAATAGCAGCAGCTGCGGTAGTGGGAATAATACCGGGTGTTAGAGTATTAGTTCCCCCAACAGTTACAGTAACTAGTGGTTTTCCGAAGTCACTCTTAGTAGACTCTTCTGGGAACCCGATTAAGGCTTCATCCTTACCAGTTAATAGCCCTTACATAGTGATCTTTGAATATCCCATGACAGGTGAACCTAATTTCCTAATAAATTTAGGTGATGCCAGTGGGAAACCAGTAGAAATACCTCCCACTAAAGTTGTTGTTCCGCAAACAGGTAAAACCTACGACTTTCCAGGTGGTGTAGGACCTTATAAATCTATTGTGGCCTATTCTGCAATATGCCAACACTTAGGATGTACTCCTCCATATATTCACTTCTATCCTCCTCAGTATGTTGGGCCAGCGCAATTATCTGCACCAGAACCAGATCAATTATCTGCTCAAGCGCTATTAGCTGCGAAACAGGCTAAGGTTCCTGCATTAATTCACTGTGATTGTCACGGATCAACTTATGATCCATATCATGGGGCTGCAGTATTGACTGGACCAACTGTTAGACCTTTGCCTGCAGTAGTATTAGAGTGGGATTCGTCAACAGATTACCTTTATGCAATAGGTGCAGTTGGAGTTGCAACTTATCCTAATGGTAGTAATGGTATACCTTCTACTAATCCGACTGATGACTTAAGTTCCAGTTTTGGCAGTCCCGTGGGCAATAAGACTGTAGTCAGTGAAACTGAGAACCCGTTCTCATCATAA